In Agelaius phoeniceus isolate bAgePho1 chromosome 18, bAgePho1.hap1, whole genome shotgun sequence, one genomic interval encodes:
- the LOC129128596 gene encoding serotransferrin-2-like — translation MMKTVILIVLITFSLLASGKKFRWCTLSDLEQRKCAELSKVLAAVLPLTPASSFTRISCIRAHNTYDCIDKIRANKADAASLDAGDVYSAVKLYGLAVVAKEIYDQGNCVFAVAIAKRGTLEIQNLRGARSCHNGARWTSGWNIPLGFLLARNYLSWDEAQPLSQAISEYFNASCIPGVGVAAPRLCALCQGQKSYVRDRNHFCETSSNEPFYDSEGAFRCLKDGVADVAFLDHLRIMSATESEKEEYELLCPDGSTAELTEYSTCNLGKGPGRGIVTRSNFQKITNKFLSMIQRLFGHKGKERARFELFSSAPFGGQNLLFRDATQHLQLLEEQLEIAYVLGLDYVALLKGLGHEGSSLENSVVRWCCISDAELHKCEEWALSIKSDPLVCVQATSMTKCIEMIKSSEADAVTLDATHVYIAGRCGLVPVAAECYGGDCAPAAETMEKTGKLIHLKHKALPPVYAVALAKKSAKQIHIHNLRGRRSCHSHLYSPAGWLLLSRHTVGAQQNATENCDVASAYQNYFWKGCMPGADGNLCKVCIGDGEVEGARVSSRCAASHNERYYGNMGALRCLVGNPSGRSFGDVAFLEHSNLLQNIEELSSSGWAGGYSPLDFDLLCPDGRRAAVTEWAGCNLGPVPPSAVMTRPVTVTKISDFLLKSQESLGSKLNSEFQLFQSWKYGGSDLLFKDTTQYLVHASHLSYQEILGESFIQLAESVFNCTPAGILDFCKQDICASSSN, via the exons ATGATGAAGACAGTGATTTTAATTGTCCTAATCACCTTCTCTTTGCTGGCTTCAG GGAAGAAATTCCGATGGTGCACCCTTTCTGACCTGGAACAAAGAAAGTGTGCTGAGCTCTCCAAAGTGcttgcagctgtgctgcccctcACTCCTGCCAGTTCCTTTACTAGGATTTCTTGCATCAGAGCCCACAATACATATGACTGCATTGATAAAATCAGG GCCAATAAAGCAGATGCTGCCTCCTTGGATGCTGGAGATGTTTACTCTGCTGTAAAGCTGTACGGTTTGGCAGTGGTGGCAAAAGAGATCTATGATCAAG GAAATTGTGTGTTTGCTGTGGCCATTGCCAAACGAGGAACTCTGGAGATCCAGAACCTGCGAGGTGCGCGCAGCTGTCACAATGGAGCCAGGTGGACATCGGGCTGGAATATTCCCCTTGGCTTTCTCCTGGCAAGGAATTATCTTTCCTGGGATgaggcccaacctctgagccAAG CAATTAGTGAGTATTTCAATGCAAGCTGCATCCCTGGGGTTGGTGTTGCTGCTCCTCGATTGTGTGCTCTCTGCCAAGGACAAAAATCCTATGTCAGAGACAGGAACCACTTCTGTGAGACAAGCAGTAATGAACCCTTCTATGACTCCGAGGGAGCCTTCAG GTGCTTGAAGGATGGAGTGGCAGATGTTGCCTTTTTAGATCATCTAAGAATTATGAGTGCCACAG AGTCAGAAAAAGAGGAATATGAGCTCCTGTGTCCTGATGGGTCCACAGCTGAGCTGACTGAATACAGCACCTGTAACCTGGGCAAGGGGCCTGGCCGTGGCATCGTCACCCGCAGCAACTTCCAGAAGATCACCAACAAATTTCTTAGCATGATCCAA CGCCTCTTTGGGcataaaggaaaggaaagagccAGATTTGAACTCTTCAGTTCAGCACCCTTTGGGGGACAGAACCTGCTCTTCCGAGATGCCACTCAGCACCTGCAGCTTCTcgaggagcagctggagattGCCTATGTCCTTGGTCTGGATTATGTAGCTCTCCTTAAGGGACTTGGCCATGAAG GGAGCTCCTTGGAGAACAGCGTCGTGCGCTGGTGCTGCATCAGTGATGCTGAGCTCCACAAATGTGAGGAGTGGGCACTGAGCATCAAATCCGACCCCTTGGTCTGTGTCCAGGCAACTTCCATGACCAAATGCATTGAAATGATCAAG AGTAGTGAGGCTGATGCAGTCACCCTGGATGCAACACATGTGTACATTGCAGGGAGATGTGGACTGGTGCCTGTAGCTGCAGAATGCTATG GGGGAGATTGTGCCCCAGCAGCTGAGACCATGGAGAAAACAGGGAAACTAATTCATCTTAAGCACAAAG CACTTCCACCAGTTTATGCTGTTGCCCTAGCTAAGAAAAGTGCCAAACAGATTCACATCCATAACCTGAGGGGAAGGAGATCCTGCCACAGTCACCTGTACAGTCCTGCAGGATGGTTACTTCTGTCCAGACACACAGTAGGAGCTCAGCAGAATGCCACTGAGAACTGTGATGTTGCCTCTG CTTATCAGAACTACTTTTGGAAGGGCTGCATGCCAGGAGCAGATGGGAACCTGTGCAAGGTGTGCATTGGAGATGGGGAGGTGGAAGGAGCTCGAGTGTCCAGCAGGTGTGCTGCAAGTCACAATGAACGTTACTATGGCAATATGGGAGCACTCAG GTGCCTAGTTGGCAATCCCAGTGGAAGAAGCTTTGGAGATGTAGCTTTCCTGGAACactcaaacctgctccagaACATAGAGG aactGAGCAGCTCTGGTTGGGCAGGAGGTTATTCCCCCCTTGACTTTGACCTGCTGTGCCCGGATGGAAGGCGCGCCGCAGTCACAGAGTGGGCCGGCTGTAACCTGGGCCCCGTGCCCCCCAGCGCAGTCATGACCCGACCAGTCACTGTCACTAAAATCTCTGACTTCCTGCTGAAATCTCAG GAATCTCTGGGAAGCAAATTGAATTCTGAATTCCAACTCTTTCAGTCGTGGAAGTATGGTGGAAGTGATCTGCTTTTCAAGGACACCACTCAGTACCTTGTTCATGCAAGTCACCTGAGCTATCAGGAGATCCTTGGAGAGTCTTTCATTCAGCTGGCAGAATCAGTGTTTAATTGCACACCTGCAG GCATCTTGGACTTCTGCAAACAGGATATCTGTGCATCCTCATCCAACTGA